Proteins encoded in a region of the Sphingopyxis sp. OAS728 genome:
- a CDS encoding tetratricopeptide repeat protein: protein MPWQRDGFSRVTDARPNLRAPQARAWAKAAEFKGEISMFNRFRSMPATAMAVVLGCALMATAAPAAAQKKEKQKKEEEAKGKGLTASKGFAPALKKMTDATAAKDAATLQAALAEGQTSATAPDDKYLLGFYQLQLGILNKDQASQSQGLDVMLDSGLTPPENLAVYNFYSGNFAYGAKDYPKAIKRLEAARTAGSTETSLPVLLMDSYLSAGQADQGIAVAKTAIEASRAAGQRPSDELYVRPIKALQAAKRNDEMLALMTARLRDYGQPQVWRQTLFSVLQAAPAGGTPKEQESFTLDTMRLMRAAGAMTERLEYDEYSALAASDGLPGEAVAVIAEGEQKKVFPSTDTKLAARRDDQKARAGNEASTIVAYAKQPSTLANPKTAGATADALVGYGHYADAIPLYQAAAKGAAEKDMWTYRLGVAQALSGDKAGAKASFGQVTGARKRLADLWTVKLDAAAPPPAAAAAAPATN, encoded by the coding sequence TTGCCTTGGCAACGCGACGGGTTTAGCCGCGTTACCGACGCGCGGCCGAACCTGCGTGCGCCACAGGCGCGTGCATGGGCGAAGGCGGCCGAGTTCAAAGGAGAGATTTCGATGTTCAACCGTTTCCGCTCGATGCCCGCAACGGCGATGGCCGTCGTGCTGGGCTGCGCGCTGATGGCGACCGCGGCGCCGGCTGCCGCTCAGAAGAAGGAAAAGCAGAAGAAAGAAGAAGAGGCGAAGGGCAAGGGCCTGACCGCCAGCAAGGGCTTCGCGCCCGCGCTGAAGAAGATGACCGACGCGACCGCGGCGAAGGATGCGGCGACGTTGCAGGCGGCGTTGGCCGAAGGCCAGACCAGCGCCACCGCGCCCGACGACAAATATCTCCTTGGTTTCTACCAGCTCCAGCTCGGTATCCTGAATAAGGATCAGGCATCGCAGTCGCAGGGTCTGGATGTGATGCTCGATTCGGGCCTGACCCCGCCCGAAAACCTCGCCGTGTACAATTTCTACTCGGGCAATTTTGCTTATGGCGCGAAGGATTATCCGAAGGCGATCAAGCGCCTCGAAGCCGCGCGCACGGCGGGTTCGACCGAAACCAGTCTGCCGGTTCTGTTGATGGATAGCTATTTGAGCGCCGGACAAGCCGATCAGGGCATCGCCGTTGCGAAGACCGCGATCGAGGCGAGCCGCGCCGCCGGGCAGCGGCCGTCGGACGAGCTCTACGTCCGTCCGATCAAGGCCTTGCAGGCGGCAAAGCGGAACGACGAGATGCTCGCGTTGATGACCGCGCGCCTGCGCGACTATGGCCAGCCGCAAGTGTGGCGCCAGACGCTTTTCTCGGTTCTTCAGGCCGCACCCGCTGGCGGCACGCCCAAGGAACAGGAATCGTTCACGCTCGACACCATGCGCCTGATGCGCGCCGCGGGTGCGATGACGGAACGCCTCGAATATGACGAATATAGTGCACTTGCGGCCAGCGACGGCTTGCCGGGCGAAGCCGTCGCGGTGATCGCGGAAGGCGAGCAGAAGAAGGTCTTCCCTAGCACCGACACGAAGCTGGCGGCCCGCCGCGACGACCAGAAGGCGCGCGCCGGCAACGAGGCATCGACCATCGTGGCCTATGCCAAGCAGCCTTCGACGCTGGCCAATCCCAAGACGGCAGGTGCGACCGCCGACGCGCTGGTCGGCTATGGTCATTATGCCGATGCGATTCCGCTCTATCAGGCTGCGGCCAAAGGGGCGGCGGAGAAGGACATGTGGACCTACCGGCTCGGTGTTGCCCAGGCGCTGTCGGGCGACAAGGCAGGCGCCAAAGCGAGCTTCGGCCAGGTGACCGGTGCTCGCAAGCGCCTGGCCGACCTTTGGACGGTCAAGCTGGATGCGGCCGCTCCGCCTCCGGCCGCAGCGGCCGCAGCGCCCGCGACGAACTGA
- a CDS encoding Lrp/AsnC family transcriptional regulator: MASQKFDQIDLQILGELQKNGRMTNVELAQMVGLTAPPCLRRVRALEESGVIRSYHADLDAAKLGYGITVFAMVSLRSQAESDLKAFEDYVGGLAEVRECYMLNGEIDFLLKVVARDLQSFQSFLTAHLTSAPNVTSVKTSLTIRTAKQLAGIPVEP; encoded by the coding sequence ATGGCTAGTCAGAAATTCGATCAGATTGATTTGCAGATATTGGGCGAACTGCAAAAGAACGGGCGGATGACGAATGTCGAACTGGCACAGATGGTGGGGCTGACGGCGCCCCCATGTCTTCGCCGCGTCCGCGCGCTCGAGGAATCGGGCGTCATCCGATCCTATCATGCCGACCTCGACGCGGCGAAGCTCGGCTATGGCATTACCGTCTTTGCGATGGTCAGCCTGCGCAGCCAGGCCGAATCCGACCTCAAGGCGTTCGAGGATTATGTCGGCGGGCTCGCCGAGGTGCGCGAATGCTATATGCTGAATGGCGAGATCGACTTTCTGCTGAAAGTCGTCGCGCGCGACCTGCAGAGCTTCCAGTCGTTCCTGACCGCGCATTTGACGTCGGCGCCCAACGTTACAAGCGTGAAGACCTCGCTGACCATTCGCACCGCGAAGCAGCTGGCGGGAATTCCTGTCGAGCCCTGA
- a CDS encoding sensor histidine kinase, which yields MIATILRQAPADRRASIIAWRQLSDILAQRGNQLSDDDIRRSLHALAVLRPRVPESVRRDCARAIARHGRFAPLVALYANDVPAVSAIMLRDARLAEADWLALLPATSAMARSVLAGRSDLPHGVYRALASLGSASVALPQPETAAQQEPEVVAQAEPAPVAETAPEPAAESHPSQISELVRRIDKYQSTRAQPSPSRAPRAAFLFETGPDGVIHWVEGVTRGAVIGLSIAEAAFGGEPGTDGVAAGAFRQRAEIINARMLLEGTAADAGEWRFSALPWFDPATGQFRGYRASARRPHRNEMPYGRPAPEDSGDSIRQLIHELRSPLNAISGFAQIISGQMFGPVSSGYRSMAETIVGDAASVQSIIDDLETAARSGTARVDAPSEEVVDIGAIVTQVESELAALLADQRVDLSISRVGGPFFGHSSDADVRRMIGRLLTALVDVSEPGAILVGQLVTESRHDDMLQLRIVRPATIRFATSAELLDPGFSPEGEAPGAAVLSLGFSLRLVDSLARASGGRLDIGHNALTLHLPSANSKADAGLEAQQGE from the coding sequence ATGATTGCGACCATCTTGCGCCAGGCGCCTGCGGATCGCCGTGCGAGCATCATCGCGTGGCGCCAGCTCTCCGATATTCTGGCGCAGCGCGGCAATCAACTGTCCGATGACGATATTCGCCGCAGCTTGCACGCGCTCGCAGTGCTCCGGCCCCGCGTGCCCGAATCCGTGCGCCGCGATTGCGCGCGGGCGATTGCGCGTCATGGGCGCTTTGCCCCGCTCGTCGCGCTCTATGCCAATGATGTTCCAGCGGTTTCCGCGATCATGCTGCGCGATGCGCGGCTTGCCGAGGCCGACTGGCTCGCTCTCCTGCCCGCGACGAGCGCCATGGCGCGCTCGGTGCTCGCGGGCCGGTCCGACCTGCCGCACGGCGTCTATCGCGCGCTCGCCAGCCTGGGCAGCGCGTCCGTCGCGTTGCCGCAGCCCGAAACCGCCGCGCAGCAAGAGCCCGAAGTCGTAGCGCAGGCGGAGCCCGCGCCAGTAGCCGAAACGGCGCCCGAGCCCGCAGCCGAGAGCCACCCGAGCCAGATCAGCGAACTCGTCCGCCGGATCGACAAATATCAGTCGACTCGCGCCCAGCCGAGCCCATCGCGCGCGCCGCGCGCGGCGTTCCTGTTCGAAACTGGTCCCGACGGCGTGATCCACTGGGTCGAAGGTGTCACCCGCGGCGCGGTGATCGGCCTGTCGATTGCCGAAGCGGCCTTTGGCGGCGAACCGGGCACCGATGGCGTCGCCGCCGGCGCCTTCCGCCAGCGCGCCGAAATCATCAATGCGCGCATGCTGCTGGAAGGCACTGCGGCGGACGCCGGCGAATGGCGTTTCTCTGCGCTGCCCTGGTTCGACCCCGCGACGGGGCAGTTCCGCGGTTATCGCGCCAGTGCACGCCGCCCGCACCGCAATGAAATGCCTTATGGCCGGCCTGCACCCGAGGATTCGGGCGATTCGATCCGCCAGCTGATCCACGAGCTGCGCAGCCCGCTGAATGCCATTTCGGGCTTCGCGCAGATCATTTCGGGGCAGATGTTCGGCCCGGTGAGTTCGGGTTATCGATCGATGGCCGAAACGATCGTCGGCGATGCCGCGTCGGTCCAGTCGATCATCGACGATCTGGAGACCGCGGCGCGCAGCGGTACCGCGCGTGTCGATGCGCCGTCGGAAGAGGTCGTCGATATCGGTGCGATTGTCACGCAGGTCGAAAGCGAGCTGGCGGCACTCCTCGCCGACCAGCGCGTCGATCTCAGCATTTCTCGCGTCGGGGGGCCGTTTTTTGGGCATTCCAGCGATGCCGATGTGCGCCGTATGATCGGCCGCCTGCTCACCGCGCTGGTCGATGTATCCGAACCGGGCGCGATATTGGTCGGGCAATTGGTCACCGAATCGCGGCACGACGACATGCTCCAACTGCGCATCGTCCGCCCCGCGACGATCCGCTTTGCGACCTCGGCGGAACTGCTCGATCCGGGCTTCAGTCCCGAGGGCGAGGCGCCCGGCGCGGCAGTTCTCAGCCTCGGTTTCTCGCTCCGCCTCGTCGACAGCCTCGCCCGGGCAAGCGGCGGACGCCTCGATATCGGGCATAACGCCTTGACCTTGCACCTCCCCTCCGCCAACTCGAAGGCCGATGCCGGGCTGGAGGCCCAGCAAGGCGAGTAG
- a CDS encoding polysaccharide deacetylase family protein, with translation MVEPAGNFFAYPAASDLIALEADERPRFWVTIDTEEDFDWAAPFARTGYGLASVPALAECQAYFERAAVSPIYLVDWPIVADDRAVEILGTAQDGGRCEIGAQLHPWVNPPYDEDVNERNSYTGNLPADLQRAKMTALRDAIRDRFGISPTVYRAGRYGLGPRSAAMLAELGFRCDTSVRSGFDYRAGHGPDYRAAPLHPWWVRTGQGAMLEVPVTTVFGGLLGKAGAGVYHRVARNGTHAGAALARLGLVERIALTPEGIPAERACRAIDIAVDARLPVLNFSFHSPSLQPGNTPYVRSSADLELFYRWWDVVLDHLARRGVEATTAAEILAMAERKASTTRSS, from the coding sequence ATGGTGGAGCCTGCGGGCAATTTCTTTGCATATCCGGCCGCATCGGATCTGATCGCGCTGGAAGCGGATGAGCGGCCGCGCTTCTGGGTCACGATCGATACCGAAGAGGATTTCGACTGGGCCGCCCCTTTCGCGCGAACCGGTTACGGGCTTGCGTCGGTTCCCGCGCTCGCCGAGTGCCAAGCCTATTTCGAACGCGCCGCCGTGTCGCCAATCTATCTGGTCGACTGGCCGATTGTCGCCGACGACCGTGCGGTCGAGATTCTCGGCACAGCGCAGGACGGCGGTCGCTGCGAAATCGGGGCGCAGCTCCATCCGTGGGTGAACCCGCCGTATGATGAGGATGTGAACGAACGCAACAGCTATACCGGCAATCTGCCCGCCGATTTGCAACGCGCGAAGATGACCGCGCTCCGCGATGCGATCCGTGATCGCTTCGGCATATCGCCTACCGTCTATCGCGCCGGGCGATATGGCCTCGGTCCCCGCAGTGCGGCGATGCTCGCCGAACTCGGCTTCCGCTGCGACACGTCGGTGCGCAGCGGGTTCGACTATCGTGCGGGGCACGGCCCCGACTATCGCGCTGCGCCGCTGCATCCCTGGTGGGTGCGTACGGGGCAGGGTGCGATGCTCGAAGTTCCGGTTACCACGGTTTTCGGCGGCTTGCTGGGCAAGGCCGGCGCTGGCGTCTATCACCGTGTTGCGCGCAACGGCACGCACGCAGGCGCGGCGCTTGCCCGTCTCGGGCTTGTCGAACGGATCGCGCTGACGCCCGAGGGGATTCCCGCCGAACGCGCGTGCCGCGCGATCGATATCGCCGTCGATGCGCGCTTGCCGGTGCTCAACTTCTCCTTCCACTCACCGTCGCTGCAACCTGGCAATACGCCCTATGTTCGCAGCAGCGCCGATCTTGAGCTTTTCTATCGCTGGTGGGACGTCGTGCTCGATCACCTCGCGCGCCGCGGCGTCGAAGCGACGACGGCTGCCGAAATATTGGCGATGGCCGAACGGAAGGCCTCCACAACCCGAAGCTCCTGA
- a CDS encoding M20 family peptidase: MGKRRTIFLGGLAVIAIVAGTVAVRTATFAPKDIADGSDIRLAAVPSYDLDAAVGHLSAAAQIKTISHQDPAENDIAEWDRLHMWLAATYPATHRAMTRTILPNRTLIYHWPGSDASLAPIIVMAHQDVVPVTEGTEKDWKYPPFAGTIAEKSVWGRGTVDDKGSLIGLFEAIEALAASGFRPKRGIYLVSGHDEEGGGSGAVAAAAKLKAAGVRALYTLDEGSVVLRDTPVIDGPAILIGIAEKGYATLKVTANAPGGHSSMPPAETGVTTLARAVLAIAENPFPIEMRGPGAAMIEALAAHKGGTTELAVANQWLLGPVLRKQLAASPSSAAAFHTTIAPTMLQGSPKENVLPQSATALINYRIAPWNSSADVMARAKAAVGDAPVELSWVKTPNEPSRVSSSSSQGWKYVVAAARADAPDAVVAPYLVVAATDSRSMEPISEDVYRFMPMHFTLKETAMIHGTNEHMTIDSFKRMIDFYARLIATSAG; the protein is encoded by the coding sequence ATGGGGAAGCGGCGGACGATTTTTCTGGGCGGTCTTGCGGTGATCGCGATTGTGGCGGGAACGGTGGCGGTACGCACCGCGACCTTTGCGCCAAAGGATATCGCCGACGGCAGCGACATCCGCCTCGCCGCGGTGCCCAGCTACGACCTCGACGCCGCCGTCGGCCACCTCAGCGCCGCGGCGCAGATCAAGACGATCTCGCACCAGGATCCGGCGGAGAATGACATTGCCGAATGGGACCGGCTGCACATGTGGCTCGCGGCGACCTATCCCGCGACGCATCGCGCGATGACGCGGACGATCCTGCCGAACCGCACGCTGATCTATCATTGGCCGGGCAGCGATGCGTCGCTCGCGCCGATCATCGTCATGGCACATCAGGATGTCGTGCCGGTCACCGAAGGCACCGAAAAGGACTGGAAATATCCGCCCTTCGCCGGGACCATCGCCGAAAAGTCGGTGTGGGGCCGCGGGACCGTCGACGACAAGGGATCGCTCATCGGCCTGTTCGAGGCGATCGAGGCGCTGGCGGCGAGCGGGTTCCGGCCCAAGCGTGGCATCTACCTCGTGTCGGGCCACGACGAAGAGGGGGGCGGTTCGGGTGCCGTCGCGGCCGCCGCCAAATTGAAGGCCGCGGGTGTCCGCGCGCTCTACACGCTCGATGAGGGCAGCGTCGTGCTGCGCGACACGCCGGTGATCGACGGCCCTGCCATCCTGATCGGCATCGCCGAGAAAGGCTATGCGACGCTCAAGGTCACCGCCAATGCGCCCGGCGGGCATAGTTCGATGCCGCCCGCCGAAACCGGCGTCACGACGCTGGCGCGCGCGGTGCTGGCAATCGCCGAAAATCCGTTCCCGATCGAGATGCGAGGCCCCGGTGCGGCGATGATCGAGGCGCTGGCCGCGCACAAGGGCGGCACAACCGAACTCGCGGTCGCGAACCAGTGGCTGCTCGGCCCGGTGCTCAGAAAACAGCTTGCGGCCTCGCCCTCGTCGGCCGCCGCTTTCCACACCACCATCGCGCCGACGATGTTGCAGGGCAGTCCCAAGGAGAATGTGCTCCCACAATCGGCGACCGCGCTCATCAACTATCGCATCGCGCCGTGGAACAGCTCGGCCGATGTGATGGCGCGCGCCAAGGCGGCGGTCGGTGACGCCCCGGTCGAACTCAGTTGGGTCAAGACGCCGAACGAGCCGTCGCGCGTTTCGTCGAGCAGTTCGCAGGGGTGGAAATATGTCGTCGCCGCGGCGCGCGCCGATGCGCCCGATGCCGTCGTCGCGCCCTATCTGGTCGTCGCGGCGACAGACAGCCGTAGCATGGAGCCGATTTCGGAGGATGTGTATCGTTTCATGCCGATGCACTTCACGCTCAAGGAAACCGCGATGATTCACGGCACCAACGAGCATATGACGATCGACAGCTTCAAGCGCATGATCGACTTCTATGCGCGGCTGATTGCAACGTCGGCGGGATAA
- a CDS encoding VOC family protein: MPTPPFGLKGLDHIVLRVSDIDRMRAFYREVLGCSDEREQAEIGLFQLRAGQSLIDLVTIDGKLGATGGAAAGIEGRNVDHFALAIAPFDETAIRAHLANHDVTIEQAGTRYGAEGEGPSVYFRDPEGNLVELKGPATSSV, from the coding sequence ATGCCGACCCCACCCTTCGGCCTAAAGGGCCTCGATCACATCGTCCTGCGCGTATCCGACATCGACCGGATGCGGGCCTTTTACCGCGAAGTCCTCGGCTGCAGCGACGAGCGCGAACAGGCGGAAATTGGCCTTTTCCAGCTTCGCGCCGGGCAATCGCTCATCGACCTTGTGACAATCGACGGCAAGCTTGGGGCTACCGGCGGCGCGGCGGCGGGAATCGAAGGGCGCAATGTCGACCATTTCGCGCTCGCCATTGCTCCGTTCGACGAGACCGCAATCCGCGCGCACCTTGCCAATCACGACGTTACTATCGAGCAAGCGGGGACACGCTACGGTGCCGAGGGCGAAGGTCCTTCGGTCTATTTTCGCGATCCCGAAGGAAATCTGGTCGAACTTAAGGGTCCTGCGACGAGCAGCGTATAG
- a CDS encoding M20/M25/M40 family metallo-hydrolase, with translation MKIPSTPTRLTAIAALFLSTAVSGQTVPSAAELAQQGDDPAWAITEGLTTEIGPRQAATEAEAAARRWGVKRLTEMGFQNVREEPFMMQTWVRGAEEASLTGPFQPQKLHITALGTSASTGPKGLEGDVVYFASYDALVAAPDNLVKGKIVCIDHQMKAAQDGSGYGQYGRARFTGANVAAKKGAVAVVIRSIGTDSHRNPHTGGTNFEAGVKPIPAGALSNPDADQVVRQWKRVEAGQAAAPMRMKLLLTPQNLGQQRSGNVIAEVPGSDPAASPVIVACHLDSWDLGTGAIDDAAGCGIITAAAKHVMTAGQPRRTIRILWAGAEEVGVFGGKAYFDAHGKEKHAVALESDFGADRVWRVDFKLPDSAKALSDRIAAAVAPFGVVRGKQPANGGADIGALVQAGVPAVDLAQDGTRYFDLHHTPDDTLDKIDPAQLRQNVTVWAATLAILANSTNAELP, from the coding sequence ATGAAAATCCCCAGCACCCCTACTCGCTTAACTGCGATCGCCGCCCTTTTCCTCTCGACTGCCGTATCGGGCCAGACGGTGCCGAGCGCCGCCGAACTGGCGCAACAGGGCGACGACCCGGCCTGGGCGATCACCGAAGGGCTGACGACCGAAATCGGCCCGCGGCAGGCGGCGACCGAGGCCGAGGCGGCAGCCCGGCGCTGGGGCGTCAAGCGGCTCACCGAAATGGGGTTCCAGAATGTGCGCGAAGAACCCTTCATGATGCAGACATGGGTGCGCGGCGCCGAAGAGGCGTCGCTGACCGGCCCGTTCCAGCCGCAGAAGCTTCACATCACCGCGCTCGGTACCAGCGCCTCGACAGGCCCCAAAGGGCTGGAGGGCGATGTCGTCTATTTCGCTAGCTATGACGCGCTCGTCGCCGCGCCCGACAATCTGGTGAAAGGGAAGATCGTCTGTATCGATCATCAGATGAAGGCCGCGCAGGACGGCAGCGGTTATGGCCAATATGGTCGCGCGCGCTTCACCGGCGCGAATGTCGCGGCCAAGAAAGGCGCGGTTGCCGTCGTGATCCGCTCGATCGGAACCGACAGCCACCGCAATCCGCACACCGGCGGGACCAATTTCGAGGCCGGCGTCAAGCCGATCCCCGCCGGCGCGCTCTCCAATCCCGACGCCGACCAGGTCGTACGGCAATGGAAACGTGTGGAAGCAGGTCAGGCGGCTGCGCCGATGCGGATGAAGCTGCTCCTGACGCCGCAGAACCTCGGGCAGCAGCGTTCGGGCAATGTCATCGCGGAGGTGCCCGGCAGCGACCCCGCCGCCAGCCCGGTGATCGTCGCGTGCCATCTCGACAGCTGGGATCTCGGCACCGGGGCGATCGACGATGCCGCCGGCTGCGGGATCATTACGGCCGCTGCCAAGCATGTGATGACTGCCGGCCAGCCGCGCCGGACGATCCGCATCCTGTGGGCGGGCGCCGAAGAGGTCGGGGTGTTTGGGGGCAAGGCCTATTTCGACGCGCATGGCAAAGAGAAGCATGCCGTCGCGCTCGAATCCGATTTCGGTGCCGACCGCGTGTGGCGTGTCGACTTCAAACTGCCTGACAGCGCCAAAGCGCTTTCGGACCGGATTGCCGCTGCCGTCGCGCCGTTCGGGGTCGTACGCGGCAAGCAGCCCGCCAATGGTGGCGCCGACATCGGCGCGCTCGTTCAGGCCGGCGTTCCGGCGGTCGATCTGGCCCAAGATGGCACGCGTTATTTCGACCTGCACCACACGCCCGACGACACGCTCGACAAGATCGACCCCGCGCAATTGCGGCAGAATGTGACGGTTTGGGCCGCGACTCTGGCGATTCTGGCGAACAGCACGAACGCCGAGCTTCCCTAG
- the ettA gene encoding energy-dependent translational throttle protein EttA, which yields MAAQYSFVMKGLTKTYPGAQKPTLNNLSLQFYPDAKIGIVGPNGTGKSTLMKIMAGMDTEFSGEAWPGENITVGYLAQEPELDPKKTVKENVMDGVRGVADMMDRFNEISTLMADPPEDADFEALMEEMGTLQEKIDAVDGWTLDNQLEIAMEALRCPPGDWSVENLSGGERRRIALTRLLLEKPSILLLDEPTNHLDAESVAWLEKHLVDYPGNVILVTHDRYFLDNVVNWILELDRGRYFVYEGNYSTYLEKKGKRLEQEAREDAGRQKAIKDELEWIRQSPKARQAKSKARIKSFDQLIEAQEKRIPGKAQIVIQVPERLGGKVIEVEGISKAYGDKLLFEDLSFTLPPGGIVGVIGPNGAGKSTLFKLITGQETPDSGSVTIGDTVRLGYVDQSRDALDPNKNVWEEISGGAEMMSIGKHEMQTRAYVGAFNFKGVDQQKKVGQLSGGERNRVHMAKMLKQGGNVLLLDEPTNDLDTETLAALEEALENFAGCAVVISHDRFFLDRLATHILAFEGDSHVEWFEGNFESYEEDKIRRLGDDATRPHATSYKKLTR from the coding sequence ATGGCCGCCCAATATAGTTTCGTGATGAAGGGTCTGACCAAGACCTATCCTGGCGCGCAAAAGCCGACGCTGAACAACCTCAGCCTGCAATTCTATCCCGACGCCAAGATCGGCATCGTCGGCCCGAACGGCACGGGTAAGTCGACGCTGATGAAGATCATGGCGGGCATGGACACCGAATTCAGCGGCGAGGCTTGGCCGGGCGAAAATATCACCGTCGGCTATCTGGCGCAGGAGCCCGAGCTCGACCCCAAGAAGACGGTCAAAGAGAATGTCATGGACGGCGTCCGGGGCGTTGCCGACATGATGGACCGCTTCAACGAGATCAGCACGCTGATGGCCGATCCGCCGGAAGACGCCGATTTCGAGGCACTTATGGAGGAAATGGGTACGCTCCAGGAAAAGATCGACGCCGTCGACGGCTGGACGCTCGACAATCAGCTCGAAATCGCGATGGAAGCGCTCCGCTGCCCGCCGGGCGACTGGAGCGTCGAAAATCTCTCGGGTGGCGAGCGCCGCCGCATCGCGCTGACGCGCCTGTTGCTCGAAAAGCCGTCGATCCTGCTGCTCGACGAACCGACCAACCACCTCGACGCCGAAAGCGTCGCCTGGCTCGAAAAGCATCTCGTCGACTATCCGGGCAACGTCATCCTCGTCACCCACGATCGCTACTTCCTCGACAATGTCGTGAACTGGATCCTCGAACTCGATCGCGGCCGCTATTTCGTCTACGAAGGCAATTATTCGACCTATCTCGAAAAGAAGGGCAAGCGCCTCGAGCAGGAAGCGCGCGAGGACGCGGGTCGCCAGAAGGCGATCAAGGACGAACTCGAGTGGATCCGCCAGTCGCCGAAAGCGCGTCAGGCCAAATCGAAGGCGCGTATCAAGAGCTTCGACCAGCTTATCGAAGCGCAGGAAAAGCGCATCCCCGGCAAGGCACAGATCGTCATCCAGGTCCCCGAGCGCCTTGGCGGAAAGGTGATCGAGGTCGAGGGCATCTCGAAGGCCTATGGCGACAAGCTGCTCTTCGAAGACCTGTCCTTCACGCTTCCGCCCGGCGGCATCGTCGGGGTCATCGGCCCGAACGGTGCGGGTAAATCGACCTTGTTCAAGCTGATCACCGGACAGGAAACCCCCGACAGCGGCAGCGTCACGATCGGCGACACCGTGCGCCTCGGCTATGTCGACCAGAGCCGCGACGCGCTCGACCCGAACAAGAATGTCTGGGAGGAAATTTCGGGCGGCGCCGAAATGATGAGCATCGGCAAGCATGAGATGCAGACGCGCGCTTATGTCGGCGCCTTCAACTTCAAGGGCGTCGACCAGCAGAAAAAGGTTGGCCAGCTTTCGGGCGGTGAACGCAACCGCGTCCATATGGCCAAGATGCTGAAACAGGGCGGCAACGTGCTGCTGCTCGACGAACCGACCAACGACCTCGACACCGAAACGCTTGCGGCGCTTGAAGAAGCACTCGAAAATTTCGCGGGCTGCGCCGTGGTCATCAGCCACGACCGCTTCTTCCTCGATCGCCTTGCGACGCATATCCTTGCGTTCGAGGGCGACAGCCATGTCGAATGGTTCGAAGGCAATTTCGAATCCTATGAAGAGGACAAGATCCGCCGCCTCGGTGACGATGCGACGCGTCCGCACGCGACGTCGTACAAGAAGCTGACGCGCTGA
- a CDS encoding PaaI family thioesterase, with amino-acid sequence MTGEGAPISSSAIRLDANALNAFMAEAFPHSVPGSRGHVVSAVPGHIQARLDPNEKALRPGGLISGPTQMGFADMAAYALVLAHIGPVAMAVTSALNYQFLRPCRPGPLFADAHMLRLGKRLAVMDIRIWTDDADKPVGQANVTYAIP; translated from the coding sequence ATGACGGGGGAGGGGGCTCCGATTTCGTCGAGCGCGATCCGTTTGGATGCGAACGCGCTCAACGCCTTCATGGCGGAGGCTTTCCCCCATTCGGTCCCCGGCTCGCGAGGGCATGTCGTCTCGGCAGTGCCAGGCCACATCCAGGCTCGCCTCGATCCCAACGAGAAGGCGCTTCGCCCCGGCGGACTGATTTCGGGGCCGACGCAGATGGGCTTTGCCGACATGGCGGCCTATGCGCTCGTCCTGGCGCACATCGGTCCCGTCGCGATGGCGGTCACCAGCGCGCTGAACTACCAGTTCTTGCGCCCGTGCCGGCCGGGACCGCTGTTCGCCGACGCGCATATGCTGCGCCTCGGCAAACGGCTGGCGGTGATGGATATCCGCATCTGGACCGACGATGCCGACAAGCCTGTCGGTCAGGCGAATGTGACCTACGCGATTCCTTAA
- a CDS encoding DUF899 family protein: MALRQTLSAAPALASRRRAFPGEDESYTKARKSLLAEEIDLRRRMTRVAEQRRQLPPGPLMKDYRFKDANGAELGLADLFGDHDTLITYFWMYGPERERPCPMCTNWLGAVNGNGNDIKQRVALKILGRSPVERQKAFAQERGWQALDFVQTVGDDYAQDFRLLNADGSENPALAVFKRNGSGIRLFWKSEMTAEMADPGQDPRDAPDIASLWSILDLTPSGRGTDWYPSLEY, encoded by the coding sequence ATGGCCCTTCGCCAAACCCTGTCGGCTGCGCCGGCGCTTGCTTCCCGTAGACGTGCATTCCCCGGCGAAGATGAATCTTACACCAAAGCCCGTAAATCCTTGCTCGCCGAAGAAATCGACCTGCGACGCCGGATGACGCGTGTCGCGGAACAGCGGCGCCAGCTGCCGCCGGGGCCCCTGATGAAGGATTACCGGTTCAAGGATGCGAACGGCGCCGAACTAGGGTTGGCCGACTTGTTCGGTGATCATGATACGCTCATCACCTATTTCTGGATGTATGGTCCCGAACGCGAGCGCCCCTGCCCGATGTGCACCAATTGGCTGGGCGCGGTGAATGGTAATGGCAACGACATCAAACAACGCGTCGCGCTGAAAATCCTGGGGCGCAGCCCGGTCGAGCGGCAAAAGGCTTTTGCGCAGGAACGCGGCTGGCAGGCGCTCGATTTCGTCCAGACGGTCGGCGACGATTATGCGCAGGACTTTCGCCTGCTCAATGCCGATGGCAGCGAGAATCCAGCGCTGGCGGTCTTCAAACGCAACGGCAGCGGCATCCGCCTGTTCTGGAAGAGCGAGATGACCGCCGAAATGGCCGATCCCGGGCAGGACCCGCGCGATGCGCCCGATATTGCCAGCCTGTGGTCGATTCTCGACCTCACACCGTCGGGCCGCGGCACCGACTGGTATCCGTCGCTGGAATATTAA